A stretch of Blastocatellia bacterium DNA encodes these proteins:
- a CDS encoding protein kinase, whose translation MAFYPSRCSFWQDGVKKIYTTQEGLTTNNIRSILPDTDGNIWLGTENGGLQRLFNDKVEVYQIKQGLSNDNIRSLLEDREGSLWVGTTSGLNRFRTSKFINYTSSDGLANDFVRAVLEDSKGNFWVGTDGGGLSLFQNGKFTNYTTKDGLVSDLVRSLHEDKEGKLWVGTNEGLSCFYNGKFTNYTTKDGLPHNSIYCINQDKEGNFWFGTNGGGASLFKDGKFTNFGVKEGLLNLSVRTIFLDREGNLWFGTYSGLNSYKNGQFFSHTKKDGVSGNAVFSAYQDSQGDIWFTTNDGFTRYKQGKFTPYATSTGLFDGISFQILEDSRGYLWASTSKGILSVRKRDFNDYDQGKISSIAYTMYGKIDGMKTHQCNGASQPCAIKSKDGRLWFATAKGITTIAPDEIKLNQLAPDVYITKAIVDGVSLNPTEKVVLDPGKEKYEFHYTGLSFLALEKVKFKFMLVGYDKDWVVANTRRIAYYTHIPPGDYQFRVIACNNDGVWNETGASFYFTLKTHPLKTNWAYAFYISSFLALGYTGVRYRVKVLQRRNELLESKVQERTLELNQKNEQLLLSAKQIEQKNSLLEQVNKELATSHRETEQKNSLLEQVNKELAEKNSQLVLSKEQLVESYKRAEKIFSAMSDILPSTILDDKYRLETKIGSGGYGVIYQATHVSMQRPVAVKIFRPASGNVNSEALERFRLEGISACRINHPNAVAVLDSNITPGGIAYLVMELLQGKTLAQELESKSRLPAKRALEIIIPVCNVLAQAHEVGIIHRDIKPDNIFLHQSTEGEVVKVVDFGIAKLAGDTFNMELSKLTGTGTLIGTPTYMSPERLSNKTYDGKSDVYSLGVVLYEILSGYPPFDSFDDNVWALINMQLTEDPQPLSSILVDIPAQLDEAVLKALVKDPEKRPSAQDLAADLTSILATLNN comes from the coding sequence ATGGCTTTCTACCCCAGCAGGTGCAGTTTTTGGCAAGATGGGGTAAAGAAAATTTATACGACTCAAGAAGGGTTAACAACTAATAATATTCGCTCAATTTTACCTGATACAGACGGCAATATTTGGTTAGGAACAGAAAACGGTGGATTGCAACGCTTATTTAATGACAAAGTAGAGGTTTACCAAATAAAACAGGGTTTATCTAATGACAATATTCGCTCTTTGCTAGAAGACCGTGAAGGTAGTTTATGGGTTGGCACTACTTCAGGGCTAAATCGTTTTAGAACTAGTAAATTTATTAACTATACCTCTAGTGATGGGCTAGCTAATGACTTTGTTCGTGCTGTTTTAGAGGATTCAAAAGGTAATTTCTGGGTTGGAACTGATGGAGGCGGCTTATCTTTATTTCAAAATGGAAAATTCACTAATTACACTACTAAAGATGGCCTGGTAAGCGACCTTGTTCGCTCTTTACATGAGGATAAAGAGGGTAAATTATGGGTTGGGACTAATGAAGGTTTAAGCTGTTTCTATAATGGGAAATTTACTAACTACACTACTAAAGATGGTCTGCCACATAATAGTATTTACTGCATTAATCAAGACAAGGAAGGTAACTTTTGGTTTGGTACTAATGGAGGTGGAGCTAGTTTATTTAAGGATGGGAAATTTACTAACTTTGGAGTAAAAGAAGGCTTATTAAACCTTAGTGTTAGGACTATTTTTTTAGACCGTGAGGGTAATCTTTGGTTTGGCACTTATAGTGGTCTTAATTCTTATAAGAATGGTCAATTTTTTAGTCATACTAAAAAAGATGGTGTTTCTGGAAATGCTGTTTTTTCTGCTTATCAAGATAGTCAAGGAGATATTTGGTTTACTACTAATGATGGTTTTACTAGGTACAAGCAAGGAAAATTTACTCCTTATGCAACTAGTACAGGCTTATTTGATGGAATTTCTTTTCAAATCCTAGAAGATAGCCGTGGTTATTTATGGGCTAGCACTAGCAAAGGTATTTTAAGCGTAAGAAAGCGCGATTTTAATGATTATGACCAAGGCAAAATAAGTAGTATCGCTTATACAATGTATGGAAAAATTGATGGAATGAAAACCCACCAATGTAATGGTGCCTCTCAGCCCTGTGCTATTAAATCTAAAGATGGGCGTTTATGGTTTGCTACGGCTAAAGGAATTACAACTATTGCTCCTGATGAGATTAAGTTAAACCAGTTGGCTCCAGATGTTTATATTACTAAAGCAATTGTTGATGGTGTGTCATTAAACCCTACAGAAAAAGTAGTTTTAGATCCAGGAAAAGAAAAATATGAATTTCATTACACTGGCTTAAGTTTTCTAGCTTTAGAAAAAGTTAAATTTAAGTTTATGTTGGTTGGTTATGATAAAGATTGGGTAGTAGCAAATACTAGGCGAATTGCTTACTATACACATATTCCGCCTGGAGATTATCAATTTAGGGTAATAGCTTGTAATAATGATGGTGTTTGGAATGAAACAGGAGCAAGTTTCTATTTCACCCTAAAAACACACCCCTTAAAAACTAATTGGGCATATGCTTTTTATATTTCATCATTTCTAGCTTTAGGTTATACAGGTGTACGTTATAGAGTAAAAGTTTTACAACGTCGTAATGAGCTTTTAGAAAGCAAAGTCCAAGAACGTACTTTAGAGCTAAATCAAAAAAATGAGCAGTTACTTTTATCAGCAAAGCAAATTGAACAAAAAAATTCACTTTTAGAACAAGTTAACAAAGAGTTAGCAACTTCTCATCGTGAGACAGAGCAAAAAAATTCACTTTTAGAACAGGTTAATAAAGAGTTAGCAGAAAAAAATTCTCAATTAGTCCTTTCCAAAGAACAATTGGTTGAATCTTATAAACGTGCTGAAAAAATCTTTTCTGCAATGTCTGATATTTTACCTAGCACAATACTTGATGATAAATATCGACTAGAAACAAAAATCGGCTCAGGTGGTTATGGAGTAATTTATCAAGCTACACATGTGTCAATGCAACGTCCGGTTGCTGTAAAGATATTTCGTCCTGCTAGCGGAAATGTTAATTCAGAAGCATTAGAAAGATTTCGTTTAGAAGGTATTTCAGCTTGTCGAATTAATCACCCTAATGCAGTTGCTGTGCTAGATTCAAATATTACGCCTGGTGGAATTGCTTATCTAGTAATGGAACTACTACAAGGAAAAACACTTGCTCAAGAATTAGAAAGCAAATCCCGCTTGCCAGCAAAAAGAGCTTTAGAAATTATCATTCCTGTTTGCAATGTTTTAGCCCAAGCTCATGAAGTTGGCATCATTCACCGGGATATTAAACCAGACAATATTTTTCTACACCAATCAACAGAAGGCGAAGTTGTTAAAGTTGTAGATTTTGGTATTGCTAAACTTGCTGGTGATACTTTTAACATGGAATTAAGCAAATTAACTGGAACTGGAACTTTAATTGGTACACCAACTTATATGTCTCCTGAACGCTTAAGCAATAAAACGTATGATGGTAAATCAGATGTTTATAGCCTAGGTGTAGTGCTTTATGAGATTTTATCTGGTTATCCTCCATTTGACTCTTTTGATGACAATGTTTGGGCATTAATTAACATGCAACTTACAGAAGACCCACAACCATTAAGTAGTATTTTAGTTGATATTCCTGCCCAATTGGATGAAGCTGTATTAAAAGCTCTAGTAAAAGATCCTGAAAAACGCCCCTCGGCCCAAGACTTAGCTGCTGACTTAACCTCTATTTTAGCTACCCTAAATAACTAA
- the alr gene encoding alanine racemase: protein MRPTWAEVRLDYIADNYQKIKEFVGSSVKVMAVIKADAYGHGASEVAKYLENQAIKPDWFGVALTEEAVKLRETGVKTPILCLGGFWKSSKASKCIKYNLVPTIYRFDMLENLVEAARQAACSWKFHLKIDTGMGRLGILPDELPTFLEKLKIYPEVILDGVMTHLASADELEKSEFTKKQLTIFEDCLSQIRQAGFNPTYQHTANSAATCSWPQAYGNLVRAGGLLYGLTDTIAPNVKLKVKPALSLHSTIILLKKSLLILVWAIAILFLLIEEKFNSYNTNWL from the coding sequence ATGAGACCTACTTGGGCAGAAGTAAGATTAGATTATATTGCAGATAATTATCAGAAAATAAAAGAGTTTGTAGGTAGTTCAGTAAAAGTTATGGCTGTAATTAAAGCTGATGCTTATGGTCATGGTGCAAGTGAAGTTGCTAAATACTTAGAAAATCAAGCTATTAAACCAGATTGGTTTGGCGTTGCTCTAACAGAAGAAGCTGTAAAACTACGTGAAACAGGCGTTAAAACCCCAATTTTATGTTTAGGTGGATTCTGGAAATCAAGCAAGGCCTCTAAATGTATTAAGTATAATTTAGTACCAACAATTTATCGTTTTGATATGTTAGAAAATTTGGTTGAAGCAGCAAGACAAGCTGCTTGTAGTTGGAAATTTCATCTTAAAATAGATACTGGAATGGGGCGTTTAGGTATTTTGCCAGATGAGTTACCAACATTTTTAGAAAAGCTAAAAATTTATCCTGAAGTAATTTTAGATGGAGTAATGACACATTTAGCTTCTGCTGATGAGCTAGAAAAGTCTGAATTTACAAAAAAACAATTAACAATATTTGAAGATTGTTTAAGCCAAATTAGACAAGCAGGCTTTAACCCTACTTATCAACATACAGCAAATAGTGCTGCAACTTGTAGTTGGCCGCAAGCTTATGGAAACTTAGTTCGTGCAGGTGGGCTGCTTTATGGGTTAACGGATACAATTGCACCTAATGTAAAGCTAAAAGTAAAACCGGCTCTTTCTTTACATTCAACAATAATATTACTAAAAAAGTCGCTGCTAATACTAGTTTGGGCTATTGCAATACTTTTTTTACTAATAGAAGAAAAGTTTAATAGCTACAATACCAATTGGTTATGA